One window of the Halictus rubicundus isolate RS-2024b chromosome 6, iyHalRubi1_principal, whole genome shotgun sequence genome contains the following:
- the LOC143355034 gene encoding cAMP-dependent protein kinase catalytic subunit 1 → MKQVKTHQQTKSKASKKGKDESKKKRTSSRVHEGRVTMNPERMRSFKAYQNILDELKSGFVEKWKVNQTDNVTLNDFERFRTIGTGAFGRVLLVKYKPTSVYYAMKVLDKSKVVKMKQVNHTYNEKRILQCVRFPFVVYMEYCFKDNSYVYLVLPYINGGEMFTHLRRMGKFDESLARFYAAQVLLALEYLHHCSLVYRDLKPENILIHSSGYIRVTDFGFCKMIDGRTWTLCGTPEYLAPEVILSKGYGKSVDWWSFGVLIYEMNAGYPPFYSNEPMKIYEKIIAGKYKFAHHFGEELRDILKNILQVDLTRRYGNLRNGTLDIKGHRWFQTTDWNMIYHQKIQPSFIPKCAAPEDSSNFDEYAEEPLIVDTVDRFAKDFANF, encoded by the coding sequence ATGAAGCAAGTAAAGACTCATCAGCAGACGAAAAGTAAAGCCTCGAAGAAAGGGAAAGACGAGTCcaagaagaagagaacgagcTCTCGTGTTCACGAGGGTCGTGTGACCATGAATCCGGAGCGTATGCGATCGTTTAAAGCGTACCAGAATATATTGGACGAATTGAAATCCGGGTTCGTCGAGAAATGGAAGGTTAACCAAACCGACAATGTCACCCTCAACGACTTTGAACGATTTCGAACGATCGGTACCGGCGCGTTTGGGCGAGTTCTGCTGGTCAAATATAAACCAACGTCCGTTTACTACGCGATGAAGGTGCTGGACAAATCGAAGGTCGTTAAGATGAAGCAAGTCAATCATACTTACAACGAGAAGAGAATACTGCAGTGCGTTCGATTCCCTTTTGTCGTCTACATGGAATACTGTTTCAAAGATAACTCGTACGTCTATTTGGTGTTGCCGTATATAAACGGTGGCGAGATGTTCACGCACCTGAGACGAATGGGGAAATTCGACGAGTCTTTGGCACGGTTCTACGCGGCGCAGGTGCTACTCGCGTTGGAGTACCTGCATCATTGCAGTCTTGTCTATCGTGACTTGAAGCCGGAGAATATCTTGATTCACAGTTCCGGTTACATTCGTGTGACCGATTTCGGATTCTGCAAGATGATCGATGGAAGGACGTGGACGCTGTGCGGCACGCCCGAATATCTAGCACCGGAAGTGATCCTCTCGAAGGGTTACGGTAAGTCCGTCGATTGGTGGAGCTTCGGCGTTCTCATCTACGAAATGAACGCGGGCTACCCCCCATTCTACTCCAACGAACCGATGAAGATCTACGAGAAAATCATTGCTGGAAAGTACAAGTTCGCGCACCACTTCGGCGAGGAGTTGAGAGACATTTTGAAGAATATACTTCAGGTGGACTTGACCAGACGGTACGGGAATCTGAGGAACGGTACTCTGGACATCAAAGGCCACAGATGGTTCCAGACAACCGACTGGAATATGATCTACCACCAAAAGATCCAGCCAAGCTTCATACCGAAATGCGCCGCGCCTGAAGACTCGAGCAACTTCGACGAATACGCCGAGGAACCCCTGATCGTTGACACCGTCGATCGTTTCGCCAAAGACTTCGCGAACTTTTAA